A genomic stretch from Microplitis mediator isolate UGA2020A chromosome 10, iyMicMedi2.1, whole genome shotgun sequence includes:
- the LOC130676761 gene encoding organic cation transporter protein-like, protein MMESEENKKTQEKNILRALDKLGEGSQLLWIVLAVCVSVSLINGLHTMSYIFIAEVPNYWCSIPELTNANWTDEQIKNISIIDECQKYDYNYTYLASLRHEEAIEYVEDIEFNTSVVSCSSFVFDKSGRSTIVNQWQLVCDRKVHRANTFLAYALGKLLGDLILGIYSDKYGRKQALMVGLVLQIVFVFLSGLVPWFWAYVVSKFFIGASVSSMYSSAYTILSEVAKNHKKNLVGTIMDTMFPIGTLVLIGIAYFVLDWRYLQLALSFFSFSAVIIIWFVPESPRWLISQNRHDEAKKIIEKYYKAINKPTLITESPTLSLRSESSDVKTKKTKGFKRYFGKSKILFSDPVLRKKLLIMYFAFFVTLSVGYCLIFNIDLFETNRYIYSSIAASIELIALMSIPVVLLKLSCKKASCIIYILASICMLSIIAVPKENINVIMGMTMVAKFCLITSFTVNMLLASELFPIAVRNTALGSILVMAQLGSMTAPYIIDFLSQVAWWAPTTLCGISSLIAGLLCLIIPL, encoded by the exons atgatggaaagtgaagaaaataaaaaaacccaaGAGAAGAATATTTTGCGAGCTTTGGATAAACTTGGAGAGGGTTCTCAACTTCTTTGGATTGTTTTGGCTGTTTGTGTCTCAGTATCGTTGATAAATGGATTACATACGATGTCTTATATCTTCATTGCTGAG gtACCCAATTATTGGTGCTCCATTCCGGAGCTTACAAATGCGAATTGGACAGatgaacaaattaaaaatatttctataatCGACGAATGCCAAAagtatgattataattatacatatctCGCAAGTTTGAGACATGAAGAAGCGATAGAATATGTAGAAGATATTGAATTTAATACCAGTGTTGTTTCTTGTTCATCGTTTGTATTTGATAAAAGTGGAAGGTCGACGATTGTCAATCAA TGGCAATTAGTCTGCGATAGAAAAGTGCATCGAGCAAATACATTTCTTGCGTATGCACTTGGAAAATTATTAGGTGATTTAATTTTGGGAATATACTCAGATAAATATGGAAGAAAACAAGCATTGATGGTCGGCTTAGTATTACAAattgtttttgtatttttatctgGATTAGTCCCATGGTTTTGGGCTTATGTTGTTTCCAAATTCTTTATAGGAGCAAGCGTTAGTTCTATGTATTCATCAGCATACACAATTT tgtCGGAAGTtgcaaaaaatcataaaaaaaatttagttggcACAATTATGGATACAATGTTCCCAATTGGCACTTTAGTTCTTATAGGGATAGCGTATTTTGTATTGGATTGGCGATATTTGCAATTAGCActgtcatttttttctttttcagcaGTAATTATcatttg GTTTGTACCAGAGTCGCCGAGATGGTTGATATCACAAAATCGTCATGacgaagcaaaaaaaataatcgaaaaatattataaagcTATTAATAAACCGACTCTTATTACAGAAAGTCCAACTCTATCATTACGATCAGAAAGTTCTGATGTGAAAACTAAGAAAACAAAAGGATTCAAACGATATTTTGGGAAATCGAAAATTCTTTTCTCAGATCCAGTTTTGCGAAAAAAACTTCTTATCATGTATTTTGCATTCTTCGTCACTCTGTCGGTCGGGTACTGTctaa ttTTCAATATAGATCTTTTTGAAACTAATCGTTATATTTACTCATCGATAGCAGCATCTATTGAACTAATTGCACTCATGTCAATTCCAGtagttttgttaaaattaagttgcaaaaaagcaagttgtataatttatatacttgCGTCTATTTGTATGCTGTCTATCATAGCTGTTCCAAAAGAAAACATAAATGTAATCATGGGAATGACAATGGTAGCAAAATTTTGCTTAATAACAAGTTTTACTGTAAACATGTTACTCGCTTCTGAATTATTTCCAATAGCCGTTAGAAATACAGCTCTGGGATCGATCTTAGTTATGGCACAACTTGGATCTATGACAGCACCATACATTATTGACTTTCTTAGTCAAGTTGCTTGGTGGGCCCCTACTACCCTTTGCGGTATTTCATCACTCATTGCTGGGCTTCTCTGTTTAATTATCcctttataa
- the LOC130676753 gene encoding probable serine/threonine-protein kinase DDB_G0276461 isoform X1 has translation MKKYKKGSESSDKKKSTSNTLAANDDNNKEDETTKEKVNSTPSTPKKSKPPESNSETPDSDYHDLFTLTQDKSIDVTWDWNSTPSRKKNNDRTPKRSTLIHKKRTSNSPLLYNPTKRKIIRKDNSNNLDKLKAEMIALQATIALETHVSNSADESSAGQSNNVNNDDDNDKDVDIPEEFKFDDDFNDESGFVVSLPDTVIIKDSDVGKNNDIDDMFDDSMNDTMIRCSQEIEERLKITPDSKSNKNSNSNNNNMNRLNSFSRSKSSNDFKNLPASNFKPQNTLPANKLTSKLMSEESPTKFTKHKSDPINKPLNLNGQQSTSGLKSDNSNENTASFEDDNFLDDSFDDFLASCETDVTKTENTDVVSKPTDNRYGKVYSPRGESLMTSKKSHTFLPKVPHKSSSSSFSSVQSGANRNASVPIMKPTGTIPKNPSMYNNRNSNNNSSNNNSNNRIFKRTESSTNLKTNVPVNASTPTKPQDWKFFKSKSNSDSSFEQKTNNNKFLAQDKKSHSNLRNNFKVNTSTNSKGSCRAFTGASVSTEHLAVRRTATCLDSSSARKNIVKDNTQLYNNVDRFGGRRNEGLSMSKNNHTARQLSAAASSSLPSSSRDVSIGMQSLQLCTPEEIERKRIEAKMKLEARKKRLQASNSDLVRPNDR, from the exons atgaaaaaatataaaaaaggcAGTGAAtcaagtgataaaaaaaaatctacaagtaATACTctag CTGCAAATGATGACAATAACAAAGAGGATGAAACGACGAAAGAAAAGGTTAATTCAACACCAAGTACaccgaaaaaatcaaaaccaCCAGAGAGTAACAGTGAAACACCCGACAGTGATTATCatgatttatttacattaactCAAGATAAGAGTATAGATGTTACGTGGGATTGGAACAGTACAccgagtagaaaaaaaaataatgaccgTACACCTAAGAGATCTACGCTGATACACAAGAAACGAACGTCTAATTCACCGTTGCTATACAATCCtactaaaagaaaaataataagaaaagataattcaaataatcttGATAAATTGAAAGCTGAGATGATTGCGTTACAAGCAACAATTGCACTGGAAACACACGTTTCTAATTCAGCTGATGAGTCTAGTGCTGGTCAGTCAAATAACgttaataatgatgatgataatgataaagaCGTTGACATTCCGGaagaattcaaatttgatGATGATTTCAATGACGAGTCAGGTTTTGTTGTTTCGCTTCCTGATACTGTAATAATAAAGGACAGTGATGTtggtaaaaataatgatattgatGATATGTTTGATGATTCAATGAATGATACAATGATAAGGTGTAGTCAAGAAATAGAAGagagattaaaaattactcctGATTCTAAGtccaataaaaatagtaatagtaataataataatatgaatcgattaaatagttttagtagatcaaaatcatcaaatgattttaaaaatttacccgCCTCAAATTTTAAACCTCAAAATACTCTACCCGCAAACAAATTAACTAGTAAATTAATGTCAGAGGAGAGTCCAACAAAATTTACCAAACATAAGTCAGATCCGATCAACAAACCTTTGAATTTGAATGGACAGCAAAGTACATCGGGGTTAAAAAGTGATAATTCAAATGAAAATACCGCGAGTTTTGAGGATGATAATTTCTTAGATGATtcatttgatgattttttggCATCCTGTGAAACGGATGTAACTAAAACTGAAAACACTGATGTGGTTTCGAAACCAACAGACAATCGTTATGGTAAAGTTTATAGTCCACGTGGAGAATCATTGATGACATCGAAAAAATCACATACATTTTTACCAAAAGTTCCTCATAAATCGTCATCGTCTTCATTTTCATCGGTACAATCTGGTGCTAATCGTAATGCTAGTGTTCCAATAATGAAACCAACCGGTACCATACCTAAAAATCCATCGATGTATAATAACAGGAACAGTAAcaataatagtagtaataacaacagtaataATCGTATATTTAAACGTACAGAAAGttcaacaaatttaaaaacaaatgtaCCAGTTAACGCTAGTACACCAACAAAACCACAAgactggaaattttttaaatctaaaagtAATTCAGATTCAAGCtttgaacaaaaaacaaataacaacaaatttttagctcaagataaaaaatcacattcaaATTtacgtaataattttaaagtcaATACAAGTACAAATTCAAAAGGTAGTTGCAGAGCGTTTACTGGGGCATCCGTAAGTACTGAACATCTGGCTGTTCGTCGGACTGCAACTTGTCTGGATTCCAGTAGTGcaaggaaaaatattgttaaggATAATACTCAGTTGTACAATAATGTTGACAGATTTGGGGGAAGAAGAAACGAAGGTCTTAGTATGTCTAAGAATAATCATACTGCCAGGCAGTTATCAGCAGcagcatcatcatcattaccATCATCGTCAAGAGATGTTTCTATTGGCATGCAGTCACTGCAACTCTGTACGCCCGAGGAGATTGAAAGAAAGAGGATTGAAGCTAAAATGAAATTGGaggcaagaaaaaaaagattgcaGGCAAGTAATAGTGATTTGGTGAGACCTAATGATAGATGA
- the LOC130676753 gene encoding uncharacterized protein DDB_G0287625-like isoform X2, whose product MKKYKKGSESSDKKKSTSNTLAANDDNNKEDETTKEKVNSTPSTPKKSKPPESNSETPDSDYHDLFTLTQDKSIDVTWDWNSTPSRKKNNDRTPKRSTLIHKKRTSNSPLLYNPTKRKIIRKDNSNNLDKLKAEMIALQATIALETHVSNSADESSAGQSNNVNNDDDNDKDVDIPEEFKFDDDFNDESGFVVSLPDTVIIKDSDVGKNNDIDDMFDDSMNDTMIRCSQEIEERLKITPDSKSNKNSNSNNNNMNRLNSFSRSKSSNDFKNLPASNFKPQNTLPANKLTSKLMSEESPTKFTKHKSDPINKPLNLNGQQSTSGLKSDNSNENTASFEDDNFLDDSFDDFLASCETDVTKTENTDVVSKPTDNRYGKVYSPRGESLMTSKKSHTFLPKVPHKSSSSSFSSVQSGANRNASVPIMKPTGTIPKNPSMYNNRNSNNNSSNNNSNNRIFKRTESSTNLKTNVPVNASTPTKPQDWKFFKSKSNSDSSFEQKTNNNKFLAQDKKSHSNLRNNFKVNTSTNSKGSCRAFTGASIWGKKKRRS is encoded by the exons atgaaaaaatataaaaaaggcAGTGAAtcaagtgataaaaaaaaatctacaagtaATACTctag CTGCAAATGATGACAATAACAAAGAGGATGAAACGACGAAAGAAAAGGTTAATTCAACACCAAGTACaccgaaaaaatcaaaaccaCCAGAGAGTAACAGTGAAACACCCGACAGTGATTATCatgatttatttacattaactCAAGATAAGAGTATAGATGTTACGTGGGATTGGAACAGTACAccgagtagaaaaaaaaataatgaccgTACACCTAAGAGATCTACGCTGATACACAAGAAACGAACGTCTAATTCACCGTTGCTATACAATCCtactaaaagaaaaataataagaaaagataattcaaataatcttGATAAATTGAAAGCTGAGATGATTGCGTTACAAGCAACAATTGCACTGGAAACACACGTTTCTAATTCAGCTGATGAGTCTAGTGCTGGTCAGTCAAATAACgttaataatgatgatgataatgataaagaCGTTGACATTCCGGaagaattcaaatttgatGATGATTTCAATGACGAGTCAGGTTTTGTTGTTTCGCTTCCTGATACTGTAATAATAAAGGACAGTGATGTtggtaaaaataatgatattgatGATATGTTTGATGATTCAATGAATGATACAATGATAAGGTGTAGTCAAGAAATAGAAGagagattaaaaattactcctGATTCTAAGtccaataaaaatagtaatagtaataataataatatgaatcgattaaatagttttagtagatcaaaatcatcaaatgattttaaaaatttacccgCCTCAAATTTTAAACCTCAAAATACTCTACCCGCAAACAAATTAACTAGTAAATTAATGTCAGAGGAGAGTCCAACAAAATTTACCAAACATAAGTCAGATCCGATCAACAAACCTTTGAATTTGAATGGACAGCAAAGTACATCGGGGTTAAAAAGTGATAATTCAAATGAAAATACCGCGAGTTTTGAGGATGATAATTTCTTAGATGATtcatttgatgattttttggCATCCTGTGAAACGGATGTAACTAAAACTGAAAACACTGATGTGGTTTCGAAACCAACAGACAATCGTTATGGTAAAGTTTATAGTCCACGTGGAGAATCATTGATGACATCGAAAAAATCACATACATTTTTACCAAAAGTTCCTCATAAATCGTCATCGTCTTCATTTTCATCGGTACAATCTGGTGCTAATCGTAATGCTAGTGTTCCAATAATGAAACCAACCGGTACCATACCTAAAAATCCATCGATGTATAATAACAGGAACAGTAAcaataatagtagtaataacaacagtaataATCGTATATTTAAACGTACAGAAAGttcaacaaatttaaaaacaaatgtaCCAGTTAACGCTAGTACACCAACAAAACCACAAgactggaaattttttaaatctaaaagtAATTCAGATTCAAGCtttgaacaaaaaacaaataacaacaaatttttagctcaagataaaaaatcacattcaaATTtacgtaataattttaaagtcaATACAAGTACAAATTCAAAAGGTAGTTGCAGAGCGTTTACTGGGGCATCC ATTTGGGGGAAGAAGAAACGAAGGTCTTAG
- the LOC130676764 gene encoding CDAN1-interacting nuclease 1-like isoform X1 yields the protein MKIELYKEIVKDIGKFKGLTRDCADMLIKKYTDVSSNAIHSILSAETMQRMKTCRNKLHGIRYDHYGQYITAKKSGQRPGIIVRLAATANLPPALLARVILERHFLNSNKKFSRTDISQYMKDTTLIQDPDLAYEIYLCVLYDDRNGFISDSLCLAIGNEYEVKLQHCLNQCNAAYSTEDDLRERGYDKTPDVKLEIPLAVDGFIINWIESKGRFGSPDIHKTHVKEQFLSYWNRFGPGLVIYWFGFVDNIVEPSEEKYIIMDHFPENIVHMNPTIPEL from the exons atGAAGATAGAATTGTATAAAGAAATTGTCAAAGATATTGGAAAGTTTAAAGGACTGACACGTGATTGTGCTGACAtgttgattaaaaagtatactga tgtTTCGTCTAATGCTATCCATAGTATTTTATCTGCTGAGACGATGCAGAGAATGAAAACATGTAGAAATAAATTGCATGGCATTCGATATGATCATTATGGAca ataCATAACAGCTAAAAAAAGCGGACAACGACCTGGAATAATTGTTCGACTAGCTGCTACGGCGAATTTACCTCCAGCTTTATTAGCTCGTGTTATTTTAGAAcgtcattttttaaacagtaacaaaaaat TTTCTCGCACAGATATATCACAATATATGAAAGATACAACGCTCATTCAAGATCCAGATTTAgcttatgaaatatatttg tgtgTATTATATGATGATAGAAATGGATTTATATCTGATTCTTTATGCTT GGCCATTGGTAATGAATATGAAGTAAAACTTCAACATTGCTTGAACCAATGCAATGCCGCATATTCAACGGAAGATGATTTAAGAGAGCGAGGATACGACAAAACTCCAGATGTAAAACTTGAAATTCCTTTGGCTGTTGAtggttttataataaattggaTTGAGTCTAAAGGACGTTTTGGTTCGCCTGATATCCATAAAACTCATGTTAAAGAGCAATTTCTAAGCTACTGGAATCGTTTTGGTCCAGGTCTTGTTATTTATTGGTTTGGATTCGTTGACAATATTGTTGAACCAAgtgaagaaaaatatattattatggaTCATTTTCCTGAAAATATTGTTCATATGAATCCAACTATAccagaattataa
- the LOC130676764 gene encoding CDAN1-interacting nuclease 1-like isoform X2, giving the protein MLIKKYTDVSSNAIHSILSAETMQRMKTCRNKLHGIRYDHYGQYITAKKSGQRPGIIVRLAATANLPPALLARVILERHFLNSNKKFSRTDISQYMKDTTLIQDPDLAYEIYLCVLYDDRNGFISDSLCLAIGNEYEVKLQHCLNQCNAAYSTEDDLRERGYDKTPDVKLEIPLAVDGFIINWIESKGRFGSPDIHKTHVKEQFLSYWNRFGPGLVIYWFGFVDNIVEPSEEKYIIMDHFPENIVHMNPTIPEL; this is encoded by the exons Atgttgattaaaaagtatactga tgtTTCGTCTAATGCTATCCATAGTATTTTATCTGCTGAGACGATGCAGAGAATGAAAACATGTAGAAATAAATTGCATGGCATTCGATATGATCATTATGGAca ataCATAACAGCTAAAAAAAGCGGACAACGACCTGGAATAATTGTTCGACTAGCTGCTACGGCGAATTTACCTCCAGCTTTATTAGCTCGTGTTATTTTAGAAcgtcattttttaaacagtaacaaaaaat TTTCTCGCACAGATATATCACAATATATGAAAGATACAACGCTCATTCAAGATCCAGATTTAgcttatgaaatatatttg tgtgTATTATATGATGATAGAAATGGATTTATATCTGATTCTTTATGCTT GGCCATTGGTAATGAATATGAAGTAAAACTTCAACATTGCTTGAACCAATGCAATGCCGCATATTCAACGGAAGATGATTTAAGAGAGCGAGGATACGACAAAACTCCAGATGTAAAACTTGAAATTCCTTTGGCTGTTGAtggttttataataaattggaTTGAGTCTAAAGGACGTTTTGGTTCGCCTGATATCCATAAAACTCATGTTAAAGAGCAATTTCTAAGCTACTGGAATCGTTTTGGTCCAGGTCTTGTTATTTATTGGTTTGGATTCGTTGACAATATTGTTGAACCAAgtgaagaaaaatatattattatggaTCATTTTCCTGAAAATATTGTTCATATGAATCCAACTATAccagaattataa
- the LOC130676765 gene encoding CDAN1-interacting nuclease 1-like produces the protein MKVELYKEIVEDIGKFKGLTRDCAHMLINKYPDVSSHAIHSILSAEVVQRKETWKNKLLSTQYDHYEQYIEARQSEQRPGIIVGLAATESLPPVSLARVILERHFSNVSRKFISRYLQNTTLIEDPDLAYEIYLCVLYDDKNGFISDSFGKAIGIECELKLQHCLNQCNAAYLTEDDLTKRGYDKTPDVKLEIPLAVDGFIINWIESKGRFGSPYIHKTHVKEQFLNYWDRFGPGLVIYWFGFVDNIVEPSEEKYIIMDHFPENIVHMNPTIPEL, from the exons atgaaggtAGAATTGTATAAAGAAATTGTCGAAGATATTGGAAAGTTTAAAGGATTGACACGTGATTGTGCTCACATGTTGATTAACAAGTATCCTGA TGTTTCGTCTCATGCTATCCATAGTATTTTATCTGCTGAGGTGGTGCAGAGAAAGGAAacatggaaaaataaattgcttagCACTCAATATGATCATTATGAAca gtACATAGAAGCTAGACAAAGTGAACAACGACCTGGAATAATTGTTGGACTGGCTGCTACGGAGAGTTTACCTCCAGTTTCATTAGCTCGTGTTATTTTAGAACGTCATTTTTCAAACG tTTCTCGCAAGTTTATATCACGATATCTGCAGAATACAACGCTCATTGAAGATCCAGATTTAgcttatgaaatatatttg tgtgtattatatgatgataaaaatggaTTTATATCTGATTCCTTCGGCAA GGCCATTGGTATTGAATGTGAATTAAAACTTCAACATTGCTTGAACCAATGCAATGCCGCATATTTAACGGAAGATGATTTAACAAAACGAGGATACGATAAAACTCCAGATGTAAAACTTGAAATTCCTTTGGCTGTTGATGGTTTCATAATAAATTGGATTGAGTCTAAAGGACGTTTTGGTTCGCCTTATATTCATAAAACTCATGTTAAAGAACAATTTCTCAACTACTGGGATCGATTTGGCCCAGGTCTTGTTATTTATTGGTTTGGATTTGTTGATAATATTGTTGAACCAAgtgaagaaaaatatattattatggaTCATTTTCCTGAAAATATTGTTCACATGAATCCAACTATACCAGAATTGTAG
- the LOC130676762 gene encoding uncharacterized protein LOC130676762 produces the protein MMLISENGFPVTKTQLLGSVQMLLKALNRKHPFSNGVPERSWLSAFLNRHPELSERTAQNLTVSRASISEFSICNWFSEVEKELNKQLLLNIEGDRVFNGDKSSFVLAPKGEKVFVKKGDKSVYNKIQNDYKECLTTLFVASASGNLAPPLVVFSYQRIPNCISENIPEGWVTGKSDSGWMDGENFYEYITNIFYPWLLENKIKFPVILYIDGHSSRLTMAVSDFCREKRIVLITLHPNATHLVQSLDVSFFHPVKLAWQKVISDWRIQNNGDKIKKEMFAKLLKKAVGTLDLKSIMSNGFKTTGLYPLSANAIDYNKFENKSTKSQDVNKIESPEATEETLSTMEKYIDPNTLKKFKEVGIDGEWDGDLKDLSFFMVWKSMQSCFI, from the coding sequence ATGATGCTAATAAGTGAAAATGGTTTTCCTGTCACTAAAACACAATTACTCGGAAGTGTTCAGATGCTTCTGAAAGCTTTAAACAGAAAGCATCCTTTTAGTAATGGAGTTCCTGAACGTAGTTGGCTCTCTGCTTTTTTAAATCGCCATCCAGAGCTTTCAGAACGCACTgctcaaaatttaactgtatCTAGAGCATCTATCAGTGAATTTAGTATTTGCAATTGGTTTTCTGAAGTTGAAAAAGAATTAAACAAGCAATTATTACTTAATATTGAAGGAGATAGAGTATTCAATGGTGATAAGTCTTCATTTGTGCTAGCTCCAAAAGGTGAAAAAGTATTCGTCAAAAAAGGTGACAAAtctgtttataataaaattcaaaacgaTTATAAAGAATGTCTCACTACCTTGTTTGTGGCTAGTGCATCAGGCAATCTAGCACCTCCATTAGTTGTGTTTTCTTATCAACGAATTCCAAATTGTATAAGCGAAAATATCCCGGAAGGTTGGGTTACAGGAAAGTCGGATAGTGGTTGGATGGACGGAGAAAATTTCTACGaatatataacaaatatattttatccaTGGCTTCTggagaataaaattaaatttcctgttATCCTTTACATCGATGGACATTCATCTCGTTTGACGATGGCTGTAAGTGACTTTTGCCGTGAAAAAcgaattgttttaattacattaCATCCTAATGCAACACATCTTGTGCAGTCACTCgatgtttcattttttcatcCTGTAAAATTAGCTTGGCAAAAAGTCATTAGTGATTggagaatacaaaataatgGGGACAAAATCAAAAAAGAGATGTTTGCAAAACTACTAAAAAAAGCTGTCGGCACTTTGGATCTGAAAAGTATTATGTCAAATGGGTTTAAAACAACGGGTTTATATCCTTTATCAGCAAATGCTAtcgattataataaatttgaaaataaatcaacaaaaagtcaggatgtaaataaaattgaatctcCAGAAGCTACAGAAGAAACTTTATCAACTATGGAGAAATATATTGACCCAAATaccttgaaaaaatttaaagaagttGGTATTGATGGAGAATGGGATGGTGATTTGAAAGATTTGAGCTTTTTTATGGTTTGGAAGTCTATGCAaagttgttttatttaa